A single window of Leptolyngbya ohadii IS1 DNA harbors:
- a CDS encoding polysaccharide pyruvyl transferase family protein — protein sequence MKIIIDHGNYVFRNLGDLAMLQTAIARLRSFWSNADIYIFTKSPEHLATQISGTKPLLLNGRQLWFYPLLDYASKIPNQTVANTCLQLDEKLRDHAPGVFKLIFDRKLKRYSSDHSENFKLFIETIQDADLVVASGGGYINDIFKSQATDVLDTIGFASKLGKPTALLGQGLGPLNDPQLIEKQERILPHVSLIGVREKRYSAPLLKGLGVAHDRVYVTGDDAIEAAYNARPAELGNSIGLNLRLASYSCINKSVIPVLQSTLYKAANLLGANLIPTPISLHSNSKETPDSVVINEILTDDSRVLEEAIDTPLKAIQQVGRCRLVITGSYHAGVFALSQGIPAIGLAMSEYYREKFSGLADQFGVGCEVICLDDDQFEDKLLNCIQTLWTEAESLRVPLLKSAELQIQSGWNAYRKLYELVSSNQNKNSL from the coding sequence ATGAAAATTATTATTGATCATGGCAATTACGTCTTCCGTAATCTTGGAGATTTAGCAATGCTCCAGACGGCAATCGCGCGATTGAGAAGTTTTTGGTCAAATGCTGATATCTATATTTTTACTAAAAGCCCTGAGCATTTAGCCACACAGATTTCAGGCACAAAGCCATTATTGCTCAACGGACGACAGCTCTGGTTCTACCCACTGTTAGATTACGCCTCTAAAATCCCTAATCAAACCGTTGCTAATACCTGCTTACAGCTTGACGAAAAACTTCGAGACCACGCTCCTGGTGTATTTAAGCTGATATTTGATCGGAAACTTAAGCGTTATTCCTCAGACCATAGTGAGAACTTCAAACTATTTATAGAAACCATTCAAGACGCTGATTTAGTAGTTGCATCCGGTGGCGGTTATATTAACGACATCTTCAAGAGCCAGGCAACTGATGTATTAGATACTATAGGTTTCGCCAGTAAACTGGGAAAGCCAACGGCACTGCTGGGACAGGGACTGGGTCCACTCAACGACCCTCAGCTAATAGAGAAGCAAGAGCGAATCCTGCCCCATGTTAGTTTGATAGGAGTCCGTGAAAAGAGATATAGTGCCCCACTGCTTAAGGGTTTGGGTGTTGCTCATGATCGTGTGTATGTTACAGGCGATGATGCGATCGAGGCTGCCTATAATGCTCGACCAGCAGAGTTAGGAAACAGCATTGGTTTAAACCTCAGACTTGCAAGCTATTCCTGTATCAACAAATCAGTTATTCCAGTCCTACAAAGCACGCTCTACAAAGCAGCGAATCTATTAGGTGCCAACCTAATTCCAACCCCTATTTCCCTGCATTCAAATAGCAAGGAAACTCCTGATAGCGTGGTTATCAACGAAATACTAACAGACGATAGTAGAGTTTTGGAGGAAGCGATCGATACTCCACTCAAAGCGATTCAGCAGGTTGGACGCTGCCGTCTTGTGATTACGGGAAGCTACCATGCAGGCGTATTTGCCCTCTCTCAAGGAATTCCTGCTATTGGTCTGGCAATGTCGGAATACTACAGAGAGAAATTTTCCGGTCTGGCAGATCAGTTCGGTGTCGGGTGTGAGGTAATTTGCTTGGACGATGATCAGTTCGAGGACAAATTGTTGAATTGTATTCAGACCCTGTGGACTGAAGCGGAATCTTTAAGAGTACCCCTGTTAAAGTCTGCTGAGCTGCAAATCCAGAGTGGATGGAATGCCTATCGTAAGCTCTACGAATTAGTAAGCTCGAACCAAAATAAAAATAGTCTATAA
- a CDS encoding NAD-dependent epimerase, with protein MFKILVTGAAGFIGFHVADRLLKQGHTVVGLDNLNDYYDVSLKQARLAQLEPQSGFHFYRLDLADRPQIAKLFDEQCFEIVINLAAQPGVRYSLINPHAYIDSNLVGFTNVLEGCRHSQVKHLIFASSSSVYGANTRLPFSVHDNVDHPISLYAATKKANELMAHTYSHLYGLPVTGLRFFTVYGPWGRPDMALFSFTQAILARKAIDIFNYGKMRRDFTYIDDIVEGIARLMEHPPTPNPLWSGEYPDPGTSQAPYRIYNIGNNQPVELMHLITVLESCLGKTAEKNLMPSQPGDLIETFADIDDLARETGFMPNTSIEIGVQHFVDWYRTYYGL; from the coding sequence ATGTTTAAAATTCTAGTGACTGGCGCAGCGGGCTTTATCGGGTTTCACGTTGCCGATCGGCTCCTGAAGCAGGGACACACAGTAGTCGGACTGGATAACCTCAATGACTATTACGACGTATCGTTAAAACAGGCTCGCCTCGCCCAGCTAGAACCTCAGTCCGGATTTCATTTTTATCGCCTAGACCTTGCCGATCGCCCACAAATTGCTAAACTGTTTGACGAGCAGTGTTTCGAGATCGTGATTAACCTGGCAGCGCAACCGGGTGTTCGCTATTCTCTGATCAATCCCCATGCCTATATCGATAGCAATCTCGTCGGATTCACCAACGTTTTAGAGGGCTGTCGTCATTCTCAGGTCAAGCATCTCATTTTTGCGTCTTCTAGCTCAGTCTACGGTGCAAATACCCGTCTGCCATTTTCCGTTCACGATAATGTCGATCATCCCATCAGCCTTTATGCGGCAACTAAAAAAGCGAATGAGCTGATGGCGCATACCTACAGCCATTTATACGGCTTACCCGTTACGGGACTGCGGTTTTTTACCGTCTATGGTCCCTGGGGACGACCGGACATGGCACTGTTCAGCTTTACCCAGGCAATTCTGGCAAGAAAAGCGATCGACATCTTTAACTACGGCAAGATGCGCCGCGACTTTACTTACATTGACGATATTGTTGAAGGCATCGCTCGGTTAATGGAACATCCGCCGACCCCCAATCCCCTCTGGTCAGGAGAATATCCCGACCCCGGCACCAGTCAGGCTCCCTACCGAATTTACAACATCGGCAACAATCAGCCTGTGGAGCTAATGCACCTGATCACGGTGCTGGAATCCTGCCTGGGCAAAACCGCCGAGAAAAACCTGATGCCCTCCCAGCCAGGGGATTTGATTGAAACCTTTGCGGATATTGACGATTTAGCCAGGGAAACAGGATTTATGCCCAATACGTCAATTGAGATCGGCGTACAGCATTTTGTGGACTGGTATCGCACCTATTACGGGCTTTAA
- a CDS encoding bluetail domain-containing putative surface protein translates to MSIILNPTLVQQFGGNWIYRFNLADSGLANIQSITIEDDNLISGGLGSDSGADIDWVQISNTSITSASQAANLTGINAFTFSDAQVLLQPGFLVPNGNDSQLTGTLNGRVNFTSATLDRLDGTADGTSSRISLGEAGKLTFNLNAPLPPTGLFFYVSEVGSRDSFRVRVSDVPVAIDPNAGVDLIGGPGNDVINLDRGNGQTAGQGNDTVNGGAGNDIIFGGPGNDTLIGGDGNDILGGGAGADTLTGGPGADRFVFSGPTKRAALRTSRLGSLDRITDFQFSQGDRFQLDFDNNLNDRELPKGLFNAGRRRGNLRRALRSVYEDRNPKRAGEQSLRADQAAIFSVRGKTYLTVNDGRNGFSPRNDLVADITNIQLRPGDLTRPNLAVSNYFV, encoded by the coding sequence ATGAGTATCATTCTTAATCCAACTCTCGTTCAACAATTCGGAGGAAACTGGATTTATCGATTTAATCTAGCGGATTCTGGATTAGCCAATATTCAATCGATTACCATCGAAGATGACAACCTGATTTCCGGCGGGCTGGGTTCGGATTCCGGCGCAGATATTGATTGGGTTCAAATCTCTAACACCTCCATTACGAGCGCATCGCAGGCAGCCAACCTGACAGGGATTAATGCCTTTACCTTTTCAGATGCCCAGGTTCTCCTCCAGCCTGGATTTCTGGTTCCCAACGGCAATGACAGCCAGCTTACAGGAACCCTTAACGGACGAGTTAATTTTACCTCTGCAACGCTAGATCGATTGGACGGCACAGCCGACGGTACTTCTAGTCGCATATCACTGGGGGAAGCCGGAAAGCTGACGTTTAACCTGAACGCACCCCTTCCTCCAACCGGGCTGTTTTTCTACGTCTCGGAAGTGGGATCGCGGGATAGTTTCCGGGTCAGAGTTTCTGATGTTCCTGTTGCGATCGATCCAAATGCGGGCGTTGATTTGATTGGAGGTCCCGGTAATGATGTGATTAACCTGGATCGGGGAAATGGTCAAACCGCAGGACAGGGAAATGATACCGTTAATGGCGGTGCTGGAAATGACATCATCTTCGGGGGTCCCGGAAACGACACGCTCATAGGCGGGGATGGCAATGATATTTTGGGCGGCGGCGCTGGAGCCGATACTCTCACAGGGGGACCGGGAGCCGATCGCTTTGTGTTCTCTGGACCTACGAAACGTGCTGCTCTCCGAACTTCTCGCCTGGGTTCTCTCGATCGAATCACGGATTTCCAGTTCAGCCAGGGCGATCGGTTCCAGCTTGACTTTGACAATAACTTGAACGATCGGGAATTGCCAAAAGGACTGTTTAACGCAGGGAGACGAAGAGGGAACTTGCGAAGGGCACTTCGATCGGTTTATGAAGACCGGAACCCCAAGCGGGCAGGAGAACAATCTCTCCGGGCAGATCAGGCGGCAATCTTCTCGGTGCGCGGCAAGACCTACCTGACGGTCAATGACGGCAGAAACGGTTTCTCCCCCCGTAATGATCTGGTTGCGGACATTACCAACATCCAGCTGAGACCGGGTGATTTGACAAGACCCAACCTGGCAGTCTCCAACTATTTCGTTTAG
- a CDS encoding glycosyltransferase family 4 protein gives MKLIDLTRAKLTQASVLYRQYLTSLFPGEPLQSNPETEHNSQVYDLAFILDRGNRGWILDAICREIAANYPGSVTFSYEAYFPRGNIAHYAPVDLPLPRAKAYFFAHYSYFAVCLKRYPYLKDRPTYIWYTHPKGLMTDEAFAATMNQATAMICTCSQFAERMIACGVNPDKVTYVLGAADPNLFRSHVRTGKGAVGFSTAYYERKSPDRILEIVQRLPHRSFILLGRKWKAYDRFAELEALPNFKYVEIDYADYPQYYAQMDVFVSPAKLEGGPIPLVEAMMCNVVPVASKTGFAPDLIVPGENGFLFDIESSADEICNLIEQAFQIKTDVRQTVEHLSWQNFSADIQAVMKRFE, from the coding sequence ATGAAACTGATTGATTTAACGCGGGCAAAGTTAACACAGGCGAGTGTCCTCTATCGCCAATATCTAACCTCTCTTTTTCCGGGAGAACCCCTGCAATCGAACCCTGAAACTGAGCATAACAGCCAGGTCTATGATTTAGCTTTTATATTGGATCGGGGAAATCGGGGATGGATTCTGGATGCAATTTGCCGTGAAATTGCGGCGAACTATCCTGGGAGCGTCACCTTCTCCTACGAAGCCTATTTTCCCAGAGGCAACATCGCGCACTATGCGCCCGTAGATTTACCCCTTCCCCGCGCAAAGGCTTACTTTTTTGCCCACTACTCCTATTTCGCGGTCTGCCTCAAACGCTATCCCTATCTTAAGGATCGCCCAACCTATATCTGGTACACCCATCCCAAGGGCTTAATGACGGATGAAGCGTTTGCAGCCACTATGAATCAGGCAACAGCGATGATTTGCACCTGTTCCCAGTTTGCTGAACGGATGATTGCTTGCGGTGTAAATCCCGACAAAGTGACCTATGTTCTGGGTGCTGCCGATCCGAATCTCTTTCGATCGCACGTTCGCACAGGCAAAGGGGCAGTTGGCTTCAGTACGGCTTACTACGAGCGTAAAAGCCCCGATCGCATTCTGGAGATTGTGCAGCGTTTACCACACCGTTCATTTATTCTGCTGGGTCGCAAATGGAAAGCCTACGATCGATTTGCGGAGTTAGAAGCGTTGCCGAATTTCAAGTACGTAGAAATAGACTATGCAGACTATCCGCAGTACTATGCCCAGATGGATGTATTTGTTTCGCCTGCAAAGCTTGAGGGTGGACCAATTCCACTGGTGGAAGCCATGATGTGTAATGTAGTTCCGGTTGCCAGCAAAACGGGATTTGCCCCAGACTTAATTGTGCCCGGTGAGAATGGCTTTTTGTTTGATATCGAGAGTTCCGCCGATGAAATTTGCAATCTGATTGAGCAGGCATTCCAGATTAAAACGGATGTCAGACAAACGGTGGAACACTTAAGCTGGCAGAACTTTTCAGCGGACATTCAGGCAGTTATGAAGCGTTTTGAGTAA
- a CDS encoding glycosyltransferase family 2 protein — protein sequence MDDKLVSVIIPAFKADKYIGQTLASVGAQVYKNWEVIVVEDGFRDKTEEIVSQFKNSFPNNSVIFLRHEVNQGLPGTRNTAIKAASGAYIALLDADDIWEPEHLQIAVDTLTREKADLVYSSAYIFKDNPQIRDGIAGPTPEELKNFPDSLLIRIGSFIQPSTVVMRRQAIESVGLFNAEVRIAEDYDLFIRMADANLKFVYVNAKTCLWRRGHTSLSSNLIKLQEATANVMLKHRSTQCFSEGLWREKTLLACLYIAKYHSRKKPYKTAEFLFKAWTVMPLTKFKYLGGVALMLILALLNAPKTLIQKHNF from the coding sequence ATGGACGATAAACTTGTCAGCGTCATTATTCCAGCTTTCAAGGCTGATAAATATATAGGGCAAACATTGGCTTCTGTAGGTGCCCAGGTTTACAAAAATTGGGAAGTCATTGTCGTTGAGGATGGTTTTAGGGACAAAACTGAAGAGATTGTCAGCCAGTTCAAGAATTCTTTTCCAAACAATTCAGTCATTTTCCTCAGGCACGAAGTTAATCAAGGACTGCCAGGAACAAGAAACACTGCTATCAAAGCTGCAAGTGGAGCCTATATTGCGCTACTCGATGCTGATGATATTTGGGAACCAGAGCATCTTCAAATTGCAGTCGATACTCTAACCAGGGAAAAAGCAGATTTAGTCTACTCCAGCGCATACATATTTAAGGACAATCCTCAGATTAGGGATGGTATTGCTGGTCCTACTCCTGAAGAATTGAAGAATTTTCCTGACTCTTTACTCATTCGTATAGGAAGCTTTATTCAACCTTCAACTGTAGTCATGAGACGGCAAGCTATTGAGAGTGTCGGCTTATTTAATGCAGAGGTCAGGATTGCGGAAGACTATGATTTATTCATTCGCATGGCTGACGCAAATCTCAAGTTCGTTTATGTCAATGCGAAAACTTGCCTCTGGCGAAGAGGGCACACATCTCTGAGTTCTAACCTGATTAAGCTCCAGGAAGCCACTGCAAATGTAATGCTAAAGCACAGATCTACTCAGTGTTTTAGTGAAGGACTTTGGAGAGAGAAAACTCTGTTAGCCTGTCTTTATATCGCTAAATATCACTCCAGAAAGAAACCCTATAAGACAGCAGAATTTCTCTTTAAAGCGTGGACAGTTATGCCTCTGACTAAGTTTAAGTATCTGGGAGGCGTAGCGTTAATGCTGATCCTGGCATTGTTAAATGCTCCCAAAACACTTATCCAAAAACATAACTTTTAG
- a CDS encoding glycosyltransferase family 4 protein, giving the protein MKIAFITPEFVTEPSYSGGLANYLGRVTVALAEQGHEVHIFTRSTQNEQIDFHGVTVHRVVPLWDRRMILDHIDPLIPKTFYNPYQDLKAAWCLWQRWRSVHRTVQFDLVQAANVMAVGLFFRWERKTPVVTRMSSYRPFWDSAAGIPQTAGVKLRWWMERIAVTGTRFLYAPTHFVAGQVQKGYGIPQVSVIETPFFLEQPHSDTSVFEQHIGTPYLLFFGRMTQMKGVHILAQALPSVLREFQEMRVFLIGGSGPAPDGRPMADYVRDQLQEFGDRVTILTSMRHDKLYPFIENAKIVALPSLIDNLPNTCLEAMGLGKVVVATTGSCFEQVIESGTSGILVAPGEVAALAAGIRRAWTMDEQALIEMQNQAKQSIAKLHPARSIPQLVEYYQSIIAGVKG; this is encoded by the coding sequence ATGAAAATTGCATTTATTACGCCTGAGTTTGTCACTGAACCGTCCTACTCAGGGGGATTAGCCAATTACCTGGGGCGAGTCACCGTTGCCCTTGCCGAACAGGGGCATGAGGTTCATATTTTTACCCGTTCTACCCAGAATGAGCAGATCGACTTTCATGGCGTTACCGTTCATCGCGTTGTTCCCCTGTGGGATCGGCGAATGATTCTCGATCATATTGATCCTCTGATTCCCAAAACTTTCTACAACCCCTATCAGGATTTGAAAGCTGCCTGGTGCCTGTGGCAAAGATGGCGCAGCGTTCACAGGACGGTTCAGTTTGACCTTGTGCAGGCGGCAAATGTAATGGCGGTTGGGCTATTTTTCCGATGGGAACGCAAAACGCCTGTCGTGACGCGAATGTCGAGCTATCGTCCTTTCTGGGATTCCGCCGCAGGAATACCCCAAACCGCAGGAGTGAAATTGCGCTGGTGGATGGAGCGGATTGCCGTCACGGGAACTCGCTTTCTGTATGCGCCCACTCATTTCGTTGCCGGGCAGGTGCAGAAAGGATACGGCATTCCGCAGGTCAGCGTGATTGAGACTCCGTTTTTCCTGGAACAGCCCCATTCCGATACCAGTGTGTTTGAGCAGCACATTGGGACGCCCTATCTGCTTTTTTTCGGCAGAATGACCCAAATGAAGGGAGTTCATATTCTGGCACAGGCACTTCCTTCGGTGCTGCGCGAATTTCAGGAAATGCGGGTTTTTCTGATTGGCGGGAGTGGTCCTGCCCCAGATGGTAGACCGATGGCAGACTACGTTCGAGACCAGCTCCAGGAATTTGGCGATCGCGTCACGATCCTGACTTCGATGCGGCACGACAAGCTTTATCCCTTTATTGAAAATGCCAAAATCGTTGCTCTGCCTTCTCTGATCGATAACTTACCAAATACTTGCCTGGAAGCTATGGGGCTTGGAAAGGTCGTTGTTGCCACGACGGGGTCTTGTTTTGAACAGGTAATTGAAAGCGGGACTTCAGGAATTCTGGTGGCTCCTGGCGAGGTGGCTGCCCTGGCAGCAGGAATTCGTCGTGCCTGGACAATGGACGAGCAGGCATTGATCGAAATGCAAAATCAGGCAAAGCAGAGCATCGCGAAACTGCACCCCGCCCGATCGATTCCCCAGCTCGTTGAGTACTACCAATCGATTATTGCAGGTGTCAAGGGGTAA
- a CDS encoding glycosyltransferase family 2 protein produces the protein MKIATVIVTYNAESFIEKCIRSLEQVDVDSSIIVIDNGSSDRTTQIIKDNFSQVQLIESEVNLGFGKANNLGINLALSQQADFVFLLNQDAWLEKDAFSQLLTVAEVHPEYGILSPLHLKYDGSDWHKGFRRYIEMFAPSLLVEIETAPAGVYEVDFVPAALWLLSSSALKTAGGFDPIYFMYGEDNDLAARIRAAGFKVGVAPAAKGYHMEKNFSDRGVPVRRLVSKYFSSYIAILKYSHHNIVWRYFSILKSAVRDAFKKLIQDKQKEAKAIFFAIFKILKIIPDIEASRKEIQDEGAFLN, from the coding sequence ATGAAGATTGCAACCGTCATAGTCACCTACAACGCTGAATCTTTTATTGAGAAATGCATTCGCTCCTTAGAACAAGTTGACGTAGATTCATCGATTATCGTGATTGATAACGGTTCCTCGGATAGAACCACGCAAATCATTAAGGATAACTTTTCTCAGGTTCAGCTAATAGAGTCAGAAGTCAATCTAGGTTTTGGTAAAGCAAATAACTTAGGGATCAACCTGGCATTATCGCAGCAAGCAGACTTTGTTTTTTTGCTTAATCAAGATGCTTGGTTAGAGAAAGACGCTTTCAGCCAGCTTTTGACAGTTGCCGAGGTGCACCCTGAATATGGCATATTAAGCCCCCTTCATCTGAAGTATGACGGCTCCGACTGGCATAAGGGGTTTCGCAGGTATATCGAAATGTTTGCTCCCTCGTTGCTGGTTGAGATCGAAACCGCTCCTGCGGGGGTTTACGAGGTCGATTTTGTGCCAGCCGCACTCTGGCTCCTGAGCAGCAGTGCCCTTAAAACAGCAGGAGGCTTTGACCCAATTTATTTTATGTACGGTGAGGACAATGATCTGGCAGCAAGAATACGGGCAGCAGGCTTTAAGGTAGGGGTTGCGCCAGCAGCGAAAGGATACCACATGGAGAAGAATTTCTCCGATCGCGGTGTTCCTGTCAGGCGGTTAGTATCAAAGTACTTCAGCAGCTACATTGCCATTCTTAAATACTCTCATCACAACATCGTTTGGAGGTATTTCTCAATCCTGAAATCAGCGGTGAGGGACGCTTTTAAAAAGCTAATTCAGGATAAGCAGAAGGAAGCGAAAGCTATCTTTTTCGCAATTTTCAAAATTTTGAAGATAATTCCTGACATTGAGGCATCCCGTAAGGAAATACAGGATGAAGGAGCTTTTCTGAATTGA
- a CDS encoding glycosyltransferase: MSQSVPPSIRGLMMPDYRVENPYQSLLSKGLQQAGVEVHFPVGYRRIFPIFRALKDCTDPIQVLHLHWISPYTKGENGLQRLIYSLKFLLDILLVRMSGIHVVWTIHNRLSHEARFPRLELWTIRQLVKLADRLIVHHQTSLSELAELYQFNCCKATVIPHGHYRTVYGEAIDPLEARAILGLPPTGKVFLNLGMLRPYKGLERLLQVWTNHPEVTAEHTLLIAGKVLDEAYGQQLIKQVAEAKGAILHQGFVENHLIPVYLSAADVVVLPFENILTSGSLVLAMSYGKAIIAPRSPGIVETLGSAAQLLYDPQDSQGLLQAIHHATEVDLTALGQQISQECDRLNWDAIGEKTGGVYRSKLSNHAPRKTR; this comes from the coding sequence ATGTCTCAATCTGTTCCTCCATCGATTCGGGGACTCATGATGCCCGATTACCGGGTGGAGAATCCCTATCAATCACTTTTGTCCAAAGGCTTGCAGCAGGCAGGGGTAGAAGTTCATTTCCCGGTGGGATATCGACGGATCTTTCCTATCTTCCGAGCCTTGAAGGACTGTACCGATCCGATCCAGGTTTTGCACCTGCACTGGATTAGTCCCTACACAAAGGGCGAAAACGGGTTACAGCGATTGATCTATTCACTGAAATTCCTGCTTGATATTCTCCTTGTTCGGATGTCGGGAATTCATGTAGTCTGGACTATTCACAACCGTCTTTCCCACGAAGCTCGATTTCCTCGCCTGGAACTCTGGACAATCAGACAGTTGGTGAAGTTAGCCGATCGCCTTATCGTTCATCATCAGACCTCCCTTTCCGAGCTAGCTGAGCTATATCAGTTCAATTGCTGCAAAGCAACGGTTATTCCCCACGGGCACTATCGCACCGTTTATGGAGAGGCGATCGATCCATTAGAAGCGCGGGCAATTCTGGGTCTGCCGCCAACTGGAAAAGTTTTTCTTAACTTAGGAATGCTCCGTCCTTACAAGGGTCTTGAGCGACTGCTCCAGGTCTGGACCAACCATCCGGAAGTTACCGCAGAACATACCTTGTTAATTGCTGGAAAAGTGTTAGACGAAGCGTATGGACAGCAGCTTATCAAACAAGTTGCCGAAGCAAAAGGGGCAATTTTGCATCAAGGGTTTGTAGAAAATCACCTGATTCCAGTCTACTTGAGTGCTGCGGATGTGGTTGTCCTGCCGTTTGAAAATATCTTGACTTCTGGCAGTTTAGTTCTGGCAATGTCCTACGGCAAAGCTATCATTGCACCCCGATCGCCAGGAATTGTGGAAACGCTGGGCAGTGCGGCTCAACTGCTGTACGACCCCCAGGACTCTCAGGGACTTCTGCAAGCCATCCATCACGCTACTGAGGTAGATCTAACGGCACTTGGGCAGCAGATCAGCCAGGAATGCGATCGGTTGAATTGGGACGCGATCGGCGAGAAGACAGGGGGGGTCTATCGATCGAAGTTATCAAACCATGCCCCACGCAAAACTCGTTAA
- a CDS encoding glycosyltransferase family 2 protein codes for MNPLVSVIIPCFNAEPYVAEAIESALNQTYPNVEVIVVDDGSNDRSVEAIQSFGDRIRFEQINHRGACAARNRGLQLSQGEFIQFLDADDVLLPNKLEVQVPVLQSDRADLVFCNGYLFGDDRPQRPIKKLLALPSPEGADTLLYCLANGFGTEGPLHRRSLLEKVKGFREGLIGAQEFELHIRLGAVGARLCKLDEFLFRHRNHDDPTRITRRPKPPGFMVEMFIALSKQLETEFPETLTPQRRRALAGAMFQHSIYAYRNGAEAIAGSGFKYARELSPSFSYQERSFYKLLAHYLEPIVLEHLLKQVRTGRNAVKRLLNAAQSIHHPVA; via the coding sequence ATGAATCCCCTAGTTAGCGTTATTATTCCCTGCTTTAATGCAGAACCGTATGTCGCTGAAGCGATCGAAAGTGCCCTGAACCAAACCTACCCTAATGTAGAAGTGATTGTGGTAGATGACGGCTCAAACGATCGCAGTGTTGAAGCAATTCAGTCCTTTGGCGATCGGATTCGCTTTGAGCAAATCAATCATCGGGGAGCCTGTGCTGCGCGAAATCGGGGATTGCAGCTCAGTCAGGGGGAATTCATTCAGTTTCTAGACGCGGATGATGTCTTGCTCCCCAATAAGCTAGAAGTTCAGGTGCCTGTTCTACAGTCAGATCGGGCAGATTTAGTGTTTTGCAACGGCTACTTATTTGGAGACGATCGCCCCCAGCGTCCTATCAAAAAACTGCTTGCATTACCTTCACCGGAGGGAGCTGATACACTCCTCTATTGCCTTGCCAATGGTTTTGGCACAGAAGGTCCGCTGCATCGACGCAGCTTGCTAGAAAAGGTGAAAGGATTTAGGGAAGGATTAATCGGAGCGCAGGAGTTTGAGCTGCACATCCGTCTGGGAGCAGTTGGCGCTCGGCTTTGTAAATTAGACGAATTTCTGTTTCGACACCGCAATCACGATGACCCGACTCGAATTACCCGTAGACCAAAACCGCCGGGCTTCATGGTTGAAATGTTTATCGCTCTCTCCAAACAGCTTGAAACAGAATTTCCTGAAACTCTCACACCCCAGCGACGGAGAGCATTAGCAGGGGCAATGTTTCAGCATTCAATCTACGCCTATCGCAATGGGGCTGAGGCGATCGCAGGCAGCGGATTTAAGTACGCAAGGGAACTCTCTCCTTCCTTTTCCTATCAAGAGCGATCGTTCTACAAACTGCTGGCTCACTACCTTGAACCGATCGTGCTGGAACATCTGCTCAAACAGGTTCGCACCGGACGCAATGCTGTTAAACGCCTTCTCAATGCTGCCCAGTCGATTCACCACCCTGTAGCTTAA